From one Lysinibacillus sp. G4S2 genomic stretch:
- a CDS encoding PepSY1/2 domain-containing protein — MRTMLVILTVAVIGLGAYSVHVNKENASLQRTVLAQYTNSLTDASEKLSGLQKAVSQSLLFQDDKAIDNELDSVWRLSSDVQSSLATIPVGQEVSNDWLSYLGRLGDEAKKTAETGDYEAWRKKMPQVSTNLQSLSDEWTSATVDFYKNNGKMDVWLRQVDTKSPNTTFDNVQKTLKDYNEKDFPLTLSESDWQKKIELKALQDSVITEKEALEKVKNLFPIIKDATFTVTKSSDTAPYPFYHIQFHQGIRLGYVDLTEKGGHLISYLVERPVDEARLSQDEIKKKAEEYLKRLGMNDVAFVESRENNQAWHLTFARVHPGDNALIYADGVQLKLAKDNGELLGANAMEYIQEETIKSQNPRPIDWKTFFDNDVKVEEVRKIYTDNGQFDQRLCYEVIAVRDKNTQETFRVVIDAENHNVLKVEYLT; from the coding sequence ATGAGAACTATGCTTGTTATACTTACTGTGGCAGTTATTGGATTAGGGGCATATAGCGTTCATGTGAATAAAGAAAACGCTAGTTTACAACGTACTGTGCTAGCTCAGTACACAAATAGTTTAACGGATGCATCTGAGAAATTATCTGGTCTACAAAAAGCTGTTTCACAATCTCTATTGTTTCAAGATGACAAAGCAATTGACAATGAGTTAGATTCTGTTTGGCGACTAAGCTCTGACGTTCAATCTTCTTTAGCTACTATTCCTGTCGGGCAAGAAGTCTCAAACGATTGGCTAAGTTACTTAGGACGCCTAGGAGATGAGGCAAAGAAAACAGCAGAAACAGGAGATTATGAAGCTTGGCGAAAAAAAATGCCACAGGTCTCTACAAATTTACAATCACTTTCAGATGAATGGACATCCGCGACAGTAGACTTTTATAAAAATAACGGTAAAATGGATGTCTGGTTACGACAAGTAGATACTAAGAGCCCGAATACAACATTTGATAATGTACAAAAGACATTAAAAGATTACAACGAAAAAGATTTCCCACTGACATTAAGTGAATCGGATTGGCAGAAAAAAATAGAACTTAAAGCATTGCAAGATTCAGTCATTACTGAAAAAGAAGCATTGGAAAAAGTGAAAAATTTATTCCCTATCATAAAAGATGCAACATTTACTGTTACGAAAAGTAGTGATACTGCACCATATCCGTTTTATCATATCCAATTCCACCAAGGTATTCGTTTAGGATATGTCGATTTAACAGAAAAGGGTGGGCATTTAATATCCTACTTAGTGGAACGCCCAGTAGATGAAGCAAGATTATCACAGGATGAAATTAAGAAAAAAGCTGAAGAATATTTAAAACGACTTGGCATGAATGATGTTGCATTTGTGGAATCTCGTGAAAACAATCAAGCATGGCATCTGACATTTGCACGTGTCCATCCTGGAGATAATGCGTTGATTTATGCAGATGGCGTTCAACTAAAACTTGCAAAGGATAACGGCGAGTTACTTGGTGCCAATGCAATGGAATATATTCAGGAAGAGACGATTAAATCACAAAATCCAAGACCAATTGATTGGAAAACTTTCTTCGATAATGATGTGAAAGTAGAGGAAGTAAGAAAAATTTATACAGATAACGGTCAATTTGATCAACGCCTTTGTTATGAGGTGATTGCGGTCCGTGATAAAAATACCCAAGAAACATTTAGAGTTGTAATTGATGCAGAAAATCACAACGTCTTAAAAGTGGAATATTTAACGTAA
- a CDS encoding flagellar brake domain-containing protein — protein MEIKIGTQLELEPTYTERVERFRCKVVEQKDNIIYIDYPINVVTKKTAFLIDGSEFSATFLTEDKLSFAFNTEVIGRKAGNIPMIMLHCPKAEDFIKIQRREYVRVETPVDVAIQFKDYKYQLVTADISAGGLAVVLKGAIAFQDDDEVKLTIVLPYANGDIKYVITDATVVRIDENDDKKIATIQLTDTDDVDKQHIVRFCFERQLVNRRKETNPFDD, from the coding sequence ATGGAAATAAAAATTGGTACACAATTAGAACTTGAACCAACTTATACAGAGCGTGTTGAAAGATTTCGCTGTAAAGTTGTAGAACAAAAAGACAATATCATTTACATCGATTATCCAATAAATGTTGTCACAAAGAAAACAGCATTTTTAATAGACGGTTCTGAATTTAGTGCTACTTTTCTTACGGAGGACAAACTATCATTTGCTTTCAATACAGAAGTGATTGGACGTAAAGCTGGCAATATACCAATGATTATGTTGCACTGTCCAAAGGCAGAAGACTTTATCAAAATTCAACGTCGTGAATATGTACGAGTTGAAACACCCGTGGATGTAGCGATACAGTTTAAGGATTACAAATATCAGCTAGTAACTGCGGATATTAGCGCAGGTGGTTTGGCAGTTGTCCTAAAAGGGGCAATTGCTTTCCAAGATGATGATGAGGTTAAGTTAACAATTGTTTTACCGTATGCCAATGGGGATATTAAATACGTAATCACGGATGCGACGGTTGTTCGTATAGACGAAAACGATGACAAAAAAATAGCAACTATACAGTTAACAGATACAGATGATGTAGACAAACAGCATATTGTTCGTTTTTGCTTTGAACGTCAGTTAGTCAATCGTCGTAAAGAAACGAATCCTTTTGATGATTGA
- the sleB gene encoding spore cortex-lytic enzyme, with protein sequence MRLVSLIFALMLGVGIFAIPQNDAIAFTEQQISRGAYGDDVIELQSRLQYLGFYKSKIDGKFGYNTYWALRNFQEKYGLPVDGIAGANTKKALSGNSDYDEAWVKAQLNAGNQFTYYGGKPLEQQVKTNTGGGGGGGGKSSGSSNNNGTKTQVPPKYTERDVQLMANAVYGEARGEPYEGQVAVAAVILNRLESPDFPNSISGIIFQPLAFTAVADGQIWLEPNERAKEAVIDAMNGWDPSENALYYFNPKTATSKWIWSRPQIKQIGEHIFCS encoded by the coding sequence ATGCGTTTAGTAAGCTTAATTTTTGCTTTGATGTTGGGGGTTGGCATATTTGCTATTCCGCAAAATGACGCCATAGCCTTTACCGAGCAACAGATTTCTCGTGGTGCTTATGGAGATGATGTCATTGAACTGCAGTCAAGGTTACAATACTTAGGATTTTATAAAAGTAAAATTGATGGAAAATTTGGCTATAACACATATTGGGCTTTACGGAATTTCCAAGAGAAATATGGTTTACCAGTGGATGGAATAGCCGGCGCTAATACAAAAAAAGCTTTATCTGGCAATTCAGATTACGATGAAGCTTGGGTTAAAGCTCAATTAAATGCAGGTAATCAATTTACCTATTATGGAGGCAAGCCACTTGAACAGCAAGTGAAAACGAACACTGGCGGCGGTGGTGGTGGTGGAGGTAAAAGTAGTGGTAGTAGTAATAATAACGGCACTAAAACTCAAGTACCTCCAAAGTATACTGAAAGAGACGTACAGTTAATGGCGAATGCAGTTTATGGTGAAGCAAGGGGAGAGCCTTATGAAGGTCAGGTAGCAGTAGCGGCTGTTATTTTAAATCGTCTGGAAAGTCCTGACTTCCCAAATTCAATTTCAGGTATTATTTTCCAACCATTAGCGTTTACAGCAGTGGCGGATGGGCAAATTTGGCTTGAACCCAACGAACGCGCAAAAGAAGCTGTTATTGACGCCATGAATGGATGGGATCCTTCAGAAAATGCACTTTATTATTTTAATCCGAAGACAGCTACAAGTAAGTGGATTTGGTCACGACCTCAAATAAAACAAATTGGAGAACACATTTTCTGTTCATAA
- the cmk gene encoding (d)CMP kinase, with product MKKNIQIAIDGPAGAGKSTIAKIVAEALGFTYIDTGAMYRAVTYKAMQQNIHLDDETKLAEMLASSTIELKPSSHGQLVYLDGKNVSAEIRSNEVTSSVSEVSAHAKVRELLVAQQQKLAANGGVVMDGRDIATHVLKNAELKIFMSATVEERARRRFIDNQKRGIESSIEKLQEEIALRDKMDSEREASPLIQAKDALFLDTTALSIDDAAQAILKLAQEKMV from the coding sequence ATGAAGAAAAACATTCAAATTGCGATTGATGGACCTGCTGGTGCTGGGAAAAGCACAATCGCAAAAATTGTTGCGGAGGCACTTGGATTTACTTATATCGACACGGGAGCAATGTATCGTGCTGTGACGTATAAAGCAATGCAACAAAACATACATTTAGATGATGAAACAAAATTAGCAGAAATGTTAGCATCTAGCACAATTGAATTAAAACCTTCATCTCATGGGCAGCTTGTCTATTTAGACGGGAAGAACGTGTCGGCAGAAATTCGATCAAATGAAGTAACTTCATCTGTTTCAGAAGTATCGGCTCATGCTAAAGTGCGTGAACTATTAGTGGCACAGCAACAAAAACTTGCAGCTAACGGTGGCGTTGTTATGGATGGGCGCGATATTGCTACGCATGTGTTAAAGAATGCAGAGCTAAAAATCTTTATGTCTGCAACTGTAGAAGAGAGAGCGAGACGTCGTTTTATTGACAATCAAAAGCGAGGAATTGAATCTTCAATTGAGAAACTTCAAGAAGAGATTGCTCTACGTGATAAAATGGATAGTGAGCGTGAAGCATCACCACTAATTCAAGCAAAAGATGCCCTGTTTTTAGACACGACAGCACTGTCAATTGATGATGCAGCACAGGCCATTTTAAAATTAGCGCAAGAAAAAATGGTGTAA